The genomic interval ATCGGAGCCATGAGCTGCGCCGTATAGAAGACATTGCTGTTCGAGGAGCCCGTATAACGGTTCGTGTTGGACTTCGCGTGGGCGAAGTTGGCGTTCATACCGCCCTTGAACCAGTGCTTGGGCGTCGTATCGTAGCTCACACGCCCCGTATAACGCTGGAAATTGGTGGTTTTGAGCACACCGTCCTCATCGAGGTAGCTCAATGACATGCTGCCGCGGTGAACGTTGTTGCCGCCCGACACCGAGGCCTGGTATTCCTGCCGGAAAGCGGCGTCCTCGGTCACATTGTCGATCCAGCTCTCGTCCCAGGCCGATTTCGCATCGGCGCGGACCTTGCCCGTCGCGGGATCCACCAGATTGTCCCAACTGTAATTCTTGAAGGGGTTGTAGTTGGCGCCCAGCGTACCGCTCAGACGCGACGACGCGTAGGCGCGGGCCGCAGCGTCGGTATAGCCCGAGGTGAAATAGGCCGTATTGTAGAGCGACTGCCAGTTCAGCTCGACGAATTCGCGCTGATTGACCAGATCGTAGTCGGGAATGGCGCGCGACGAAACGCCGAGCGTGGCCTTGAAGTTCACTTCCACGTTGCCTTCACGGCCGCGCTTGGTGTTGATGACGATGACGCCGTTGGCTCCGCGTGCACCGTACAACGCACCGGCCGAAGCGTCCTTGAGCACGGTGATCGACTCGATGTCATCGGGGTTGATGGCGCTGATCGAACCCGAATAGGCGATACCGTCCACGACGTAGAGCGGCGAAGAGCTGGCGCTGATCGAACCGAAACCGCGAATGGCCACGGTAGCCTCCGATCCGGGCTGGCCGCTGCCCGACGTGGTCTGCACGCCGGCCACCTGTCCGTCGAGAGCCTTCGAGACGTTGGATACCACGCGCTTCTCGAGATTCTCCGACTTGATGACGGCGGCCGATCCGGTGAAGGACTCCTTCTTGGCCGTGCCGTAAGCGACGACGAGCACCTCGTCGATGGCCTTCGTATCTTCGGAAAGTCTGATTTCAACCGAGGTCCGGCCGTTCACGGGAACCGACTGCGTCTGATACCCGATAAACGAAACCTGCAACGTGCCGTCGGCGGGAACCGCCAGGGTGAACCTGCCGCCCGCTCCGGTCGTCGTGCCGACGGTGGAGCCTTCGACCATCACGGTCGCTCCGACGACGGGACTGCCCGCCTGGTCTACTACCGTACCGGAGAGCTGCCGACTCTGGGCCATCGCAAGGAGCATTCCCCCGCCCAGCACGGCAATTAACGATAGTACAAGTTTTCTTACCATAAGCGTTAATTTTAATAATGTTTTTAAAATAAAAAGTTCACCTGCAAAGATCGGAAAAAAGGGTGGTACATGCAAGTAAATTATTAAAGAATTTCCCGTAAATAACATTATTTATAGATATAAGCGACAGCCGATTACGATTTTCTGCGTACCCCCCCCCGAGCGATTACGAATTGTAATGGGACATTCGGGCGTTTTCCGGGTGCAGGCATGCGACGATGCGTCCGGAAAGCCTTTCCGGACGCTCTCCGACAGCCCCGGAACGTTCCGGAGACCCGGTATTCCCATATATATAGGTGGTCAGAGACGATAGCAGACGTCGAGCTGCCGGGAGAGCCGCTCCATGTCCCCTTCGAGCTTGGCGTGGGTGACGGCGGCGTAAATCTGCGTGGTGCGGATGTTCCGATGGCCCAGCAGCTTGCTGATGGTCTCGATGGCGACACCCTGCGACAGCGTGATCGTCGTGGCGAACGTGTGGCGCGCGACATGGAAGGTGACCGGGCGCACGATTCCCGCCTCGGGGAGCAGCCGGCGCAGGCAGGCGTTGCACCAGCCGTTGCTCGGCAGGGCGAAAATCGGTTCGTCGGCCGCGTCCGTCAGGTACCTGGACAGGATGGCGTTCGGAACGGCGAAAAGCCTGACATACACCTCCGAACCGGTCTTGCGGCGTGTCGTGCCGATCCAGAGCTGCCCCTGCGTATAGCGGATATTCGCGGGTTTTAATTGGCGGATGTCGATGTAGGAAAGGCCCGTGAAGCAACTGAACAGGAAGGCGTCGAGCACGAGCCGCTGCGTCCGGTCGGTCGGTGCCAGCAGCATGAGCCGGCGGATTTCCGTCTCGGTGAGGTAGTCGCGCGCCACGAATTCGCTGCGGAGCCTGTATCCGGCGAAGAGGTCCGCGGAGAGCAGGTCGCGGCTGCGGGCCAGCATCAGAATGTGTTTGAACGCGATCATATAGACCCACGCCGTGTTCTTCTTGTGCGGGGATTCCCGGGCGATGTACTGGTGGAATCCGGCGAGAAACCGTTTGTCGAGTTCGCGGAACGGAATGTCCGCGCGGCGGCAGCGCTCGCGGACGTAGGCGGCGAGCAGCCGGTAAACGCTCCGGTACTTGTAATAGGAGGATTTGCTGCGGCTGACGCCGACCATGCGGCCGAACTCCTCGTTGTGCTGCCGGAAAAATGCCAGCAGCGTCTCCTGCTGCCGGTCGTTCCCGAAATACATTTCCCGGACCAGCGCGGGAGTGACCGCGGCCTGCCGGGCCAGCAGCGTTTCATAACACCGTTCGATGCGGCGGCGGACGAGGAGCAGTTTCTCGTTGAGTTCCGAAGCGGCGGCGCTCCGTCCCGCCGCGAGCCCCGTGCGGACGTCCCACAAGGCCGGATCGACGTATGCGCGGACGGCCAGTTGCGCCCGCTCGCCGTTGATCGTGATGCGCGCCATGACCGGCACGTCGCCGTTGCGGCGCGGCGCGGTGCGCTTGATGTAGAAAAGTACCCTGAATGTGTTTCTCATGTTTTCATGACCTTAATCGGTGCGACAATCGCCCGAAGGTAACGATAAAGTAACTTCCGAATGGCGTATCATTGCGACCAATCGACTTATTTCCCGGCGATTGACCTCTTCCGTCCGGTAACTATCTGTCACCGCAACCGTCGTGCCGCAATCGCGCCGGACCGCAAATTCTCCGTTCGGGGCCAATCGGTTGCGGCCCGCAACCGGAAATTTATTCCGATATGGCGCATGTGGTTGATTATAAGATATATGACCGGAAAAGATCGGGCGGATCGCTTTTTATTTTAAAATCTTATTAAAATTAACGCTTATGGTAAGAAAACTTGTACTATCGTTAATTGCTGTACTGGGGGGGGGAATGCTCCTTGCGATGGCCCAGAAGCAGCAGGTTTCCGGTACAGTTACCAATGCTGACGGCAACCCGATCGTCGGTGCTACGGTCGTGGTGGACGGAACCACGACGGGTACGACGACCAACGCCGCAGGCCAATTCAGCCTGCAAGCCCGGAGCGACGGTTACCTGAACGTCTCGTTCATCGGCTACGAGTCGCAGAAAGTGCCCATTGCCGGTAAGACGACGGTCAATATTCAGCTCAAGGAGGATATCACGGCTATCGACGACGTGCTCGTCGTAGCGTTCGGTACGACCAAGAAAGAGGCATTCACCGGATCGGCTTCGGTCATCAAGTCCGAAGACCTCCAGAAGCGTCAGACGACCAACGTGATGAACGCGCTGGTGGGTTCCGTGGCCGGTCTGCAAATGCGCGGCGGCTCGGGCACGCCCGGCTCCGATTCGGGCTCGATCAACATCCGCGGCATCAGCTCGATGTACGCCGACACGGACCCGCTCATCATCGTGGACGGCGCGCCCTACAGCGCCAGCCTGTCGA from Alistipes dispar carries:
- a CDS encoding site-specific integrase; its protein translation is MRNTFRVLFYIKRTAPRRNGDVPVMARITINGERAQLAVRAYVDPALWDVRTGLAAGRSAAASELNEKLLLVRRRIERCYETLLARQAAVTPALVREMYFGNDRQQETLLAFFRQHNEEFGRMVGVSRSKSSYYKYRSVYRLLAAYVRERCRRADIPFRELDKRFLAGFHQYIARESPHKKNTAWVYMIAFKHILMLARSRDLLSADLFAGYRLRSEFVARDYLTETEIRRLMLLAPTDRTQRLVLDAFLFSCFTGLSYIDIRQLKPANIRYTQGQLWIGTTRRKTGSEVYVRLFAVPNAILSRYLTDAADEPIFALPSNGWCNACLRRLLPEAGIVRPVTFHVARHTFATTITLSQGVAIETISKLLGHRNIRTTQIYAAVTHAKLEGDMERLSRQLDVCYRL